A stretch of Homo sapiens chromosome 12, GRCh38.p14 Primary Assembly DNA encodes these proteins:
- the PHC1 gene encoding polyhomeotic-like protein 1 isoform X2 — METESEQNSNSTNGSSSSGGSSRPQIAQMSLYERQAVQALQALQRQPNAAQYFHQFMLQQQLSNAQLHSLAAVQQVRGQQPAGPRGRGQALQATIAASRQASSPNTSTTQQQTTTTQASINLATTSAAQLISRSQSVSSPSATTLTQSVLLGNTTSPPLNQSQAQMYLRVNRTLGRNVPLASQLILMPNGAVAAVQQEVPSAQSPGVHADADQVQNLAVRNQQASAQGPQMQGSTQKAIPPGASPVSSLSQASSQALAVAQASSGATNQSLNLSQAGGGSGNSIPGSMGPGGGGQAHGGLGQLPSSGMGGGSCPRKGTGVVQPLPAAQTVTVSQGSQTEAESAAAKKAEADGSGQQNVGMNLTRTATPAPSQTLISSATYTQIQPHSLIQQQQQIHLQQKQVVIQQQIAIHHQQQFQHRQSQLLHTATHLQLAQQQQQQQQQQQQQQQPQATTLTAPQPPQVPPTQQVPPSQSQQQAQTLVVQPMLQSSPLSLPPDAAPKPPIPIQSKPPVAPIKPPQLGAAKMSAAQQPPPHIPVQVVGTRQPGTAQAQALGLAQLAAAVPTSRGMPGTVQSGQAHLASSPPSSQAPGALQECPPTLAPGMTLAPVQGTAHVVKGGATTSSPVVAQVPAAFYMQSVHLPGKPQTLAVKRKADSEEERDDVSTLGSMLPAKASPVAESPKVMDEKSSLGEKAESVANVNANTPSSELVALTPAPSVPPPTLAMVSRQMGDSKPPQAIVKPQILTHIIEGFVIQEGAEPFPVGCSQLLKESEKPLQTGLPTGLTENQSGGPLGVDSPSAELDKKANLLKCEYCGKYAPAEQFRGSKRFCSMTCAKRYNVSCSHQFRLKRKKMKEFQEANYARVRRRGPRRSSSDIARAKIQGKCHRGQEDSSRGSDNSSYDEALSPTSPGPLSVRAGHGERDLGNPNTAPPTPELHGINPVFLSSNPSRWSVEEVYEFIASLQGCQEIAEEFRSQEIDGQALLLLKEEHLMSAMNIKLGPALKICAKINVLKET; from the exons ATGGAGACTGAGAGCGAGCAGAACTCCAATTCCACCAATGGGAGTTCTAGCTCAGGGGGCAGCTCTCGGCCCCAGatagctcaaatgtcactttatGAACGACAAGCAGTGCAG GCTCTGCAAGCACTGCAGCGGCAGCCCAATGCAGCTCAGTATTTCCACCAGTTCATGCTCCAGCAGCAGCTCAGTAATGCCCAGCTGCATAGCCTGGCTGCCGTCCAGCAGGTGAGAGGTCAGCAGCCAGCTGGCCCGAGAGGGAGGGGACAGGCACTACAG GCCACAATTGCTGCCAGTCGGCAGGCCAGCTCCCCAAACACCAGCACTACACAGCAGCAGACTACCACCACCCAGGCCTCG ATCAATCTGGCCACCACATCGGCCGCCCAGCTCATCAGCCGATCCCAGAGTGTGAGCTCTCCCAGTGCTACCACCTTGACCCAATCTGTGCTACTGGGGAAcaccacctccccacccctcaaCCAGTCTCAGGCCCAGATGTATCTACGG GTAAACCGAACCCTGGGTCGGAATGTGCCTCTAGCCTCCCAACTCATCCTGATGCCTAATGGGGCGGTGGCTGCAGTCCAGCAGGAGGTGCCATCTGCTCAGTCTCCTGGAGTTCATGCAGATGCAGATCAG GTTCAGAACTTGGCAGTAAGGAATCAACAGGCCTCAGCTCAAGGACCTCAGATGCAAGGCTCCACTCAGAAGGCCATTCCTCCAGGAGCCTCCCCTGTCTCTAGCCTCTCCCAGGCCTCTAGCCAGGCCCTAGCGGTGGCACAGGCTTCCTCTGGGGCCACAAACCAGTCCCTCAACCTTAGTCAAGCTGGTGGAGGCAGTGGGAATAGCATCCCAGGGTCCATGGGtccaggtggaggtgggcaggcaCATGGTGGTTTGGGTCAGTTGCCTTCCTCAGGAATGGGTGGTGGGAGCTGTCCCAGAAAGGGTACAGGAGTGGTGCAGCCCTTGCCTGCAGCCCAAACAGTGACTGTGAGCCAGGGCAGCCAGACAGAGGCAGAAAGTGCAGCAGCCAAGAAGGCAGAAGCAGATGGGAGTGGCCAGCAGAATGTGGGCATGAACCTGACACGGACAGCCACACCTGCGCCCAGCCAGACACTTATTAGCTCAG CCACCTACACACAGATCCAGCCCCATTCACTGATTCAGCAACAGCAACAGATCCACCTCCAGCAGAAACAGGTGGTGATCCAGCAGCAGATTGCCATCCACCACCAGCAGCAGTTCCAGCACCGGCAGTCCCAGCTCCTTCACACAGCTACACACCTCCAGTTggcgcagcagcagcagcagcaacaacagcaacagcagcaacagcagcagccgCAAGCCACCACCCTCACTGCCCCTCAGCCACCACAGGTCCCACCTACTCAGCAGGTCCCACCTTCCCAGTCCCAGCAGCAAGCCCAAACCCTGGTCGTTCAGCCCATGCTTCAGTCTTCACCCTTGTCTCTTCCACCTGATGCAGCCCCTAAGCCACCAATTCCCATCCAATCCAAACCACCTGTAGCACCTATCAAGCCGCCTCAGTTAGGGGCCGCTAAGATGTCAGCTGCCCAGCAACCACCACCCCATATCCCTGTGCAAGTTGTAGGCACTCGACAGCCAGGTACAGCCCAGGCACAGGCTTTGGGGTTGGCACAGCTGGCAGCTGCTGTACCTACTTCCCGGGGGATGCCAGGTACAGTGCAGTCTGGTCAGGCCCATTTGGCCTCCTCGCCACCTTCATCCCAGGCTCCTGGTGCACTGCAGGAGTGCCCTCCCACATTGGCCCCTGGGATGACCCTTGCTCCTGTGCAGGGGACAGCACATGTGGTAAAGGGTGGGGCTACCACCTCCTCACCTGTTGTAGCCCAGGTCCCTGCTGCCTTCTATATGCAGTCTGTGCACTTGCCG GGTAAACCCCAGACATTGGCTGTCAAACGCAAGGCTGACTctgaggaggagagagatgaTGTCTCCACATTGGGTTCAATGCTTCCTGCCAAGGCATCTCCAGTAGCAGAAAGCCCAAAAGTCATGGACGAGAAGAGCAGTCTTGGAG AAAAAGCTGAATCAGTGGCTAATGTGAATGCTAATACTCCAAGCAGTGAACTAGTAGCCTTGACCCCCGCCCCTTCAGTACCGCCTCCTACACTAGCCATGGTGTCTAGACAAATGGGTGACTCAAAACCCCCACAGGCCATCGTGAAGCCCCAGATTCTCACCCACATCATTGAAGGCTTTGTTATCCAGGAAGGAGCAGAACCTTTCCCG GTGGGTTGTTCTCAGTTACTGAAGGAGTCTGAGAAGCCACTACAGACTGGCCTTCCGACAGGGCTGACTGAGAATCAGTCAGGTGGCCCTTTGGGAGTGGACAGCCCATCTGCTG AGTTAGATAAGAAGGCGAATCTCCTGAAGTGCGAGTACTGTGGGAAGTACGCCCCCGCAGAGCAGTTTCGTGGCTCTAAGAGGTTCTGCTCCATGACTTGCGCTAAGAG GTACAATGTGAGCTGTAGCCATCAGTTCCggctgaagaggaaaaaaatgaaagagtttCAAGAAGCCAACTATGCTCGCGTTCGCAGGCGTGGACCCCGCCGCAGCTCCTCTGACATTGCCCGTGCCAAGATTCAGGGCAAGTGCCACCGG GGTCAAGAAGACTCTAGCCGGGGTTCAGATAATTCCAGTTATGATGAAGCACTCTCTCCAACATCTCCTGGGCCTTTATCAGTAAGAGCTGGGCATGGAGAACGTGACCTGGGGAATCCCAATACAGCTCCACCTACACCGGAATTACATGGCATCAACCCTGTGTTCCTGTCCAGTAATCCCAGCCGTTGGAGTGTAGAGGAGGTGTACGAGTTTATTGCTTCTCTCCAAG GCTGCCAAGAGATTGCAGAGGAAT
- the PHC1 gene encoding polyhomeotic-like protein 1 isoform c (isoform c is encoded by transcript variant 4) — translation METESEQNSNSTNGSSSSGGSSRPQIAQMSLYERQAVQALQALQRQPNAAQYFHQFMLQQQLSNAQLHSLAAVQQATIAASRQASSPNTSTTQQQTTTTQASINLATTSAAQLISRSQSVSSPSATTLTQSVLLGNTTSPPLNQSQAQMYLRVNRTLGRNVPLASQLILMPNGAVAAVQQEVPSAQSPGVHADADQVQNLAVRNQQASAQGPQMQGSTQKAIPPGASPVSSLSQASSQALAVAQASSGATNQSLNLSQAGGGSGNSIPGSMGPGGGGQAHGGLGQLPSSGMGGGSCPRKGTGVVQPLPAAQTVTVSQGSQTEAESAAAKKAEADGSGQQNVGMNLTRTATPAPSQTLISSATYTQIQPHSLIQQQQQIHLQQKQVVIQQQIAIHHQQQFQHRQSQLLHTATHLQLAQQQQQQQQQQQQQQQPQATTLTAPQPPQVPPTQQVPPSQSQQQAQTLVVQPMLQSSPLSLPPDAAPKPPIPIQSKPPVAPIKPPQLGAAKMSAAQQPPPHIPVQVVGTRQPGTAQAQALGLAQLAAAVPTSRGMPGTVQSGQAHLASSPPSSQAPGALQECPPTLAPGMTLAPVQGTAHVVKGGATTSSPVVAQVPAAFYMQSVHLPGKPQTLAVKRKADSEEERDDVSTLGSMLPAKASPVAESPKVMDEKSSLGEKAESVANVNANTPSSELVALTPAPSVPPPTLAMVSRQMGDSKPPQAIVKPQILTHIIEGFVIQEGAEPFPVGCSQLLKESEKPLQTGLPTGLTENQSGGPLGVDSPSAELDKKANLLKCEYCGKYAPAEQFRGSKRFCSMTCAKRYNVSCSHQFRLKRKKMKEFQEANYARVRRRGPRRSSSDIARAKIQGKCHRGQEDSSRGSDNSSYDEALSPTSPGPLSVRAGHGERDLGNPNTAPPTPELHGINPVFLSSNPSRWSVEEVYEFIASLQGCQEIAEEFRSQEIDGQALLLLKEEHLMSAMNIKLGPALKICAKINVLKET, via the exons ATGGAGACTGAGAGCGAGCAGAACTCCAATTCCACCAATGGGAGTTCTAGCTCAGGGGGCAGCTCTCGGCCCCAGatagctcaaatgtcactttatGAACGACAAGCAGTGCAG GCTCTGCAAGCACTGCAGCGGCAGCCCAATGCAGCTCAGTATTTCCACCAGTTCATGCTCCAGCAGCAGCTCAGTAATGCCCAGCTGCATAGCCTGGCTGCCGTCCAGCAG GCCACAATTGCTGCCAGTCGGCAGGCCAGCTCCCCAAACACCAGCACTACACAGCAGCAGACTACCACCACCCAGGCCTCG ATCAATCTGGCCACCACATCGGCCGCCCAGCTCATCAGCCGATCCCAGAGTGTGAGCTCTCCCAGTGCTACCACCTTGACCCAATCTGTGCTACTGGGGAAcaccacctccccacccctcaaCCAGTCTCAGGCCCAGATGTATCTACGG GTAAACCGAACCCTGGGTCGGAATGTGCCTCTAGCCTCCCAACTCATCCTGATGCCTAATGGGGCGGTGGCTGCAGTCCAGCAGGAGGTGCCATCTGCTCAGTCTCCTGGAGTTCATGCAGATGCAGATCAG GTTCAGAACTTGGCAGTAAGGAATCAACAGGCCTCAGCTCAAGGACCTCAGATGCAAGGCTCCACTCAGAAGGCCATTCCTCCAGGAGCCTCCCCTGTCTCTAGCCTCTCCCAGGCCTCTAGCCAGGCCCTAGCGGTGGCACAGGCTTCCTCTGGGGCCACAAACCAGTCCCTCAACCTTAGTCAAGCTGGTGGAGGCAGTGGGAATAGCATCCCAGGGTCCATGGGtccaggtggaggtgggcaggcaCATGGTGGTTTGGGTCAGTTGCCTTCCTCAGGAATGGGTGGTGGGAGCTGTCCCAGAAAGGGTACAGGAGTGGTGCAGCCCTTGCCTGCAGCCCAAACAGTGACTGTGAGCCAGGGCAGCCAGACAGAGGCAGAAAGTGCAGCAGCCAAGAAGGCAGAAGCAGATGGGAGTGGCCAGCAGAATGTGGGCATGAACCTGACACGGACAGCCACACCTGCGCCCAGCCAGACACTTATTAGCTCAG CCACCTACACACAGATCCAGCCCCATTCACTGATTCAGCAACAGCAACAGATCCACCTCCAGCAGAAACAGGTGGTGATCCAGCAGCAGATTGCCATCCACCACCAGCAGCAGTTCCAGCACCGGCAGTCCCAGCTCCTTCACACAGCTACACACCTCCAGTTggcgcagcagcagcagcagcaacaacagcaacagcagcaacagcagcagccgCAAGCCACCACCCTCACTGCCCCTCAGCCACCACAGGTCCCACCTACTCAGCAGGTCCCACCTTCCCAGTCCCAGCAGCAAGCCCAAACCCTGGTCGTTCAGCCCATGCTTCAGTCTTCACCCTTGTCTCTTCCACCTGATGCAGCCCCTAAGCCACCAATTCCCATCCAATCCAAACCACCTGTAGCACCTATCAAGCCGCCTCAGTTAGGGGCCGCTAAGATGTCAGCTGCCCAGCAACCACCACCCCATATCCCTGTGCAAGTTGTAGGCACTCGACAGCCAGGTACAGCCCAGGCACAGGCTTTGGGGTTGGCACAGCTGGCAGCTGCTGTACCTACTTCCCGGGGGATGCCAGGTACAGTGCAGTCTGGTCAGGCCCATTTGGCCTCCTCGCCACCTTCATCCCAGGCTCCTGGTGCACTGCAGGAGTGCCCTCCCACATTGGCCCCTGGGATGACCCTTGCTCCTGTGCAGGGGACAGCACATGTGGTAAAGGGTGGGGCTACCACCTCCTCACCTGTTGTAGCCCAGGTCCCTGCTGCCTTCTATATGCAGTCTGTGCACTTGCCG GGTAAACCCCAGACATTGGCTGTCAAACGCAAGGCTGACTctgaggaggagagagatgaTGTCTCCACATTGGGTTCAATGCTTCCTGCCAAGGCATCTCCAGTAGCAGAAAGCCCAAAAGTCATGGACGAGAAGAGCAGTCTTGGAG AAAAAGCTGAATCAGTGGCTAATGTGAATGCTAATACTCCAAGCAGTGAACTAGTAGCCTTGACCCCCGCCCCTTCAGTACCGCCTCCTACACTAGCCATGGTGTCTAGACAAATGGGTGACTCAAAACCCCCACAGGCCATCGTGAAGCCCCAGATTCTCACCCACATCATTGAAGGCTTTGTTATCCAGGAAGGAGCAGAACCTTTCCCG GTGGGTTGTTCTCAGTTACTGAAGGAGTCTGAGAAGCCACTACAGACTGGCCTTCCGACAGGGCTGACTGAGAATCAGTCAGGTGGCCCTTTGGGAGTGGACAGCCCATCTGCTG AGTTAGATAAGAAGGCGAATCTCCTGAAGTGCGAGTACTGTGGGAAGTACGCCCCCGCAGAGCAGTTTCGTGGCTCTAAGAGGTTCTGCTCCATGACTTGCGCTAAGAG GTACAATGTGAGCTGTAGCCATCAGTTCCggctgaagaggaaaaaaatgaaagagtttCAAGAAGCCAACTATGCTCGCGTTCGCAGGCGTGGACCCCGCCGCAGCTCCTCTGACATTGCCCGTGCCAAGATTCAGGGCAAGTGCCACCGG GGTCAAGAAGACTCTAGCCGGGGTTCAGATAATTCCAGTTATGATGAAGCACTCTCTCCAACATCTCCTGGGCCTTTATCAGTAAGAGCTGGGCATGGAGAACGTGACCTGGGGAATCCCAATACAGCTCCACCTACACCGGAATTACATGGCATCAACCCTGTGTTCCTGTCCAGTAATCCCAGCCGTTGGAGTGTAGAGGAGGTGTACGAGTTTATTGCTTCTCTCCAAG GCTGCCAAGAGATTGCAGAGGAAT
- the PHC1 gene encoding polyhomeotic-like protein 1 isoform X4, protein METESEQNSNSTNGSSSSGGSSRPQIAQMSLYERQAVQALQALQRQPNAAQYFHQFMLQQQLSNAQLHSLAAVQQATIAASRQASSPNTSTTQQQTTTTQASPQLGNLLQVNRTLGRNVPLASQLILMPNGAVAAVQQEVPSAQSPGVHADADQVQNLAVRNQQASAQGPQMQGSTQKAIPPGASPVSSLSQASSQALAVAQASSGATNQSLNLSQAGGGSGNSIPGSMGPGGGGQAHGGLGQLPSSGMGGGSCPRKGTGVVQPLPAAQTVTVSQGSQTEAESAAAKKAEADGSGQQNVGMNLTRTATPAPSQTLISSATYTQIQPHSLIQQQQQIHLQQKQVVIQQQIAIHHQQQFQHRQSQLLHTATHLQLAQQQQQQQQQQQQQQQPQATTLTAPQPPQVPPTQQVPPSQSQQQAQTLVVQPMLQSSPLSLPPDAAPKPPIPIQSKPPVAPIKPPQLGAAKMSAAQQPPPHIPVQVVGTRQPGTAQAQALGLAQLAAAVPTSRGMPGTVQSGQAHLASSPPSSQAPGALQECPPTLAPGMTLAPVQGTAHVVKGGATTSSPVVAQVPAAFYMQSVHLPGKPQTLAVKRKADSEEERDDVSTLGSMLPAKASPVAESPKVMDEKSSLGEKAESVANVNANTPSSELVALTPAPSVPPPTLAMVSRQMGDSKPPQAIVKPQILTHIIEGFVIQEGAEPFPVGCSQLLKESEKPLQTGLPTGLTENQSGGPLGVDSPSAELDKKANLLKCEYCGKYAPAEQFRGSKRFCSMTCAKRYNVSCSHQFRLKRKKMKEFQEANYARVRRRGPRRSSSDIARAKIQGKCHRGQEDSSRGSDNSSYDEALSPTSPGPLSVRAGHGERDLGNPNTAPPTPELHGINPVFLSSNPSRWSVEEVYEFIASLQGCQEIAEEFRSQEIDGQALLLLKEEHLMSAMNIKLGPALKICAKINVLKET, encoded by the exons ATGGAGACTGAGAGCGAGCAGAACTCCAATTCCACCAATGGGAGTTCTAGCTCAGGGGGCAGCTCTCGGCCCCAGatagctcaaatgtcactttatGAACGACAAGCAGTGCAG GCTCTGCAAGCACTGCAGCGGCAGCCCAATGCAGCTCAGTATTTCCACCAGTTCATGCTCCAGCAGCAGCTCAGTAATGCCCAGCTGCATAGCCTGGCTGCCGTCCAGCAG GCCACAATTGCTGCCAGTCGGCAGGCCAGCTCCCCAAACACCAGCACTACACAGCAGCAGACTACCACCACCCAGGCCTCG CCACAGCTGGGAAACCTATTGCAGGTAAACCGAACCCTGGGTCGGAATGTGCCTCTAGCCTCCCAACTCATCCTGATGCCTAATGGGGCGGTGGCTGCAGTCCAGCAGGAGGTGCCATCTGCTCAGTCTCCTGGAGTTCATGCAGATGCAGATCAG GTTCAGAACTTGGCAGTAAGGAATCAACAGGCCTCAGCTCAAGGACCTCAGATGCAAGGCTCCACTCAGAAGGCCATTCCTCCAGGAGCCTCCCCTGTCTCTAGCCTCTCCCAGGCCTCTAGCCAGGCCCTAGCGGTGGCACAGGCTTCCTCTGGGGCCACAAACCAGTCCCTCAACCTTAGTCAAGCTGGTGGAGGCAGTGGGAATAGCATCCCAGGGTCCATGGGtccaggtggaggtgggcaggcaCATGGTGGTTTGGGTCAGTTGCCTTCCTCAGGAATGGGTGGTGGGAGCTGTCCCAGAAAGGGTACAGGAGTGGTGCAGCCCTTGCCTGCAGCCCAAACAGTGACTGTGAGCCAGGGCAGCCAGACAGAGGCAGAAAGTGCAGCAGCCAAGAAGGCAGAAGCAGATGGGAGTGGCCAGCAGAATGTGGGCATGAACCTGACACGGACAGCCACACCTGCGCCCAGCCAGACACTTATTAGCTCAG CCACCTACACACAGATCCAGCCCCATTCACTGATTCAGCAACAGCAACAGATCCACCTCCAGCAGAAACAGGTGGTGATCCAGCAGCAGATTGCCATCCACCACCAGCAGCAGTTCCAGCACCGGCAGTCCCAGCTCCTTCACACAGCTACACACCTCCAGTTggcgcagcagcagcagcagcaacaacagcaacagcagcaacagcagcagccgCAAGCCACCACCCTCACTGCCCCTCAGCCACCACAGGTCCCACCTACTCAGCAGGTCCCACCTTCCCAGTCCCAGCAGCAAGCCCAAACCCTGGTCGTTCAGCCCATGCTTCAGTCTTCACCCTTGTCTCTTCCACCTGATGCAGCCCCTAAGCCACCAATTCCCATCCAATCCAAACCACCTGTAGCACCTATCAAGCCGCCTCAGTTAGGGGCCGCTAAGATGTCAGCTGCCCAGCAACCACCACCCCATATCCCTGTGCAAGTTGTAGGCACTCGACAGCCAGGTACAGCCCAGGCACAGGCTTTGGGGTTGGCACAGCTGGCAGCTGCTGTACCTACTTCCCGGGGGATGCCAGGTACAGTGCAGTCTGGTCAGGCCCATTTGGCCTCCTCGCCACCTTCATCCCAGGCTCCTGGTGCACTGCAGGAGTGCCCTCCCACATTGGCCCCTGGGATGACCCTTGCTCCTGTGCAGGGGACAGCACATGTGGTAAAGGGTGGGGCTACCACCTCCTCACCTGTTGTAGCCCAGGTCCCTGCTGCCTTCTATATGCAGTCTGTGCACTTGCCG GGTAAACCCCAGACATTGGCTGTCAAACGCAAGGCTGACTctgaggaggagagagatgaTGTCTCCACATTGGGTTCAATGCTTCCTGCCAAGGCATCTCCAGTAGCAGAAAGCCCAAAAGTCATGGACGAGAAGAGCAGTCTTGGAG AAAAAGCTGAATCAGTGGCTAATGTGAATGCTAATACTCCAAGCAGTGAACTAGTAGCCTTGACCCCCGCCCCTTCAGTACCGCCTCCTACACTAGCCATGGTGTCTAGACAAATGGGTGACTCAAAACCCCCACAGGCCATCGTGAAGCCCCAGATTCTCACCCACATCATTGAAGGCTTTGTTATCCAGGAAGGAGCAGAACCTTTCCCG GTGGGTTGTTCTCAGTTACTGAAGGAGTCTGAGAAGCCACTACAGACTGGCCTTCCGACAGGGCTGACTGAGAATCAGTCAGGTGGCCCTTTGGGAGTGGACAGCCCATCTGCTG AGTTAGATAAGAAGGCGAATCTCCTGAAGTGCGAGTACTGTGGGAAGTACGCCCCCGCAGAGCAGTTTCGTGGCTCTAAGAGGTTCTGCTCCATGACTTGCGCTAAGAG GTACAATGTGAGCTGTAGCCATCAGTTCCggctgaagaggaaaaaaatgaaagagtttCAAGAAGCCAACTATGCTCGCGTTCGCAGGCGTGGACCCCGCCGCAGCTCCTCTGACATTGCCCGTGCCAAGATTCAGGGCAAGTGCCACCGG GGTCAAGAAGACTCTAGCCGGGGTTCAGATAATTCCAGTTATGATGAAGCACTCTCTCCAACATCTCCTGGGCCTTTATCAGTAAGAGCTGGGCATGGAGAACGTGACCTGGGGAATCCCAATACAGCTCCACCTACACCGGAATTACATGGCATCAACCCTGTGTTCCTGTCCAGTAATCCCAGCCGTTGGAGTGTAGAGGAGGTGTACGAGTTTATTGCTTCTCTCCAAG GCTGCCAAGAGATTGCAGAGGAAT